CTGCCGCTCCAGGCCTGCCTCCACTTGGGCCAGACGGTTGTGGAGGTCGTCAGCCAGTTCGGCCAGGGCCTGAACACGGTAGACCAGGTCGTCGGTCCAGGGTGCCATACCGATCCACCTCCGCTGTACCCTTTTCTTAATGGTACCGGAGACGAACCGGACAGGCCATAGATCTGTAAGGTTTTACCTCTCAGTGAGCGGGATCAGAACGTCTTCTCCGAGTCGATCAGGATGGTGACCGGCCCGTCGTTGACCAGTTCCACCTCCATATGCGTCTGGAACCGGCCGGTCTCCACGTGAAGCCCCAGCGCGCGCAGCCGCTCCACAAACCGCCGGTACAGCGGCTCCGCCTGCTCCGGGCGCGCCGCCCGGTCGAACCCGGGCCGCCGGCCCCGGCGCACGTCGCCGTACAGGGTGAACTGGCTGACGGCCAGGACCGCTCCGCCAGCCTCCTGAATCGACCGGTTCATCTTGCCTTCCTCGTCCTCGAAGACCCGCAGCCCGGCGACCTTCTCGGCGAGGTAGTCCGCCGCGGCCTCGTCGTCCTCCCGGGACACGCCCAGCAGCACCACGTAGCCGGGGCCGATCTGGCCCACCACCTCGCCTCCGACGGTGACCCGGGCGCGGCTGACCCGTTGCACGACTGCCCGCAAGATCACTGCCTCCTCACTCGGTTGCTATCCGGGGGATACGCTCCCTGCCCGAAGAACTCCTCCCGGGCCTGTGGCAGCGCCCTAATCCGACGGACGGTGCGCGCCCGGCCGGTAGACCGTTCAGACTACTCCTCCAATGGATTCTTCAACGGATTGGCTGAGAAACGTTCTCATTGTACTATCAAATCGCAAACAGCCGACGACCCCGAGACGATACAGACGATCTGCCACCCCAACCAAAGAACCGCAGGAGGGATGGCCTTATGACGAACATCTTCCAGGGGCCCAAGAGCAGCTGGATCTGGCTCGTGATTCGCCTGTACGTCGGTTACCAGTGGCTGGTCGCCGGATGGCACAAGATCGTCGACGGATTCGACGCCAGCGGCTTCCTGAAGGGAGCCATCGCGAAGGCAGTCCCCGCCGCCGAGGGTGCCAAGCCGGTCGTCCAGGGCTGGTGGGCAGCTTTCCTCGAAGGGTTCGCCCTTCCCAACGTCGGCCTGTTCAACTTCTTGATTCCCTGGGGCGAGTTCCTCGTCGGCCTGGCGCTCATCCTCGGCTTCGCCACGATCTTCGCCGCAACGATGGGCATGGTCATGAACTTCGCCTTCCTGCTCAGCGGCACCATCAGCACCAACCCCAACTACCTGATCCTGCAGTTCATCCTGGTCAGCCTGGGAGGCGCCTACGCCGGCTACATCGGCATCGACTACTACTTCCGGCCTGTCTGGCGCAAGGCAATTGCACGCATCCTGCCCGGTGAGGGCAACGCAGCAGCGCAGCGAGCCTAGGACCCACGCATCCCGCCGACGCAGCCCCGACGCCGCAGCCGCTTCCGCCCCCGCAGCACCGTAACCGCCCTCACGCAGCCGTGGCTGGCCACCGTCCCCGCAGTTGACCTGAACCCAACGTCCTGCCGAACCCCCATCTTCGCCGCAGCAGATCTGCCCCGGACGTCCTACCCAATCCCCACGCTCGCCGCAGCCAGACACCCCCGTCCTCGCAGCGAATCCGCCCTTCCCCCAGCATCCCCGGCCCGATCATGCAGCAGATCCGCCACACGCGGCAGCACACGCACCCTGCCCTCACCCGCCCCTTGGATAACCCGAAAGCCCGCCGCTCCGGCGGGCTTTCAGGCTTTTCCGGACCGGTCACGGACGCCGGACGCCCCGGCGCACATGCCACTCCCACACCTCCCGGGACACGGCGGCGATGTAGTGGCTGGCCTGGCGCGCCGTCATGCCCTGTGTCATCACCACCAGCACGTAGGGGCGCCGGTCCAGGACGAGGGCCGCGTCGTGAAAGGACGTCCCCTTGGACCCCGTCTTGTTCGCCATCGGCACGTGGGAAGGCAGTCCGGCCGGGATCCGGCCCTTGGACCTGGACTCACGCATGAACCCCAGCAGCTCCTCCCAGGGTTCGGGGGACCGTCGGGCCGCCTCCCAGATATTGCGCAGGACGATGCCCAGATCCTCGGGGGCGATGCGGTTCCCCTCCCACAGCTCCCCCGGGGTGTGCATCCGGGGGGTGCCGTACCGGATGCCCAGGCTGCGGTAATACTGCACCATGGGCTGGACGCCGAGCCTGCGCATGAGGGCGTTGGCGGCCGTGTTGTCGCTGTGCACCAGCATCAGGCGCGCGACCTCCCGCAGCGGCAGCCGGGTCCCGTCCGGCACGCCGTTGAGGATGCCCGATCCGTCCTTCCAGTCCACCGCCCGGATGGCCAGCGGCTCGTCCAGCGACACCTGCCCCGTCGCCGCCAGGTGGTAGAGGTAATTGGCGATCAGCACCTTGACCGTGCTGGCCGCCGTATACACCTCGTCCGCCCGCACCCCGAAGGTCTCGTGGGTGGAGAGGTCGTAGTACCAGACGCTGACCACCCCCGGCGCCCACCGGGTCAGCCGCTCGATCCTGCGCACCACGTCGGCCGCGTCGTCCGGCACCCGCAGGACGGACGGCCCGCCCGGGGCCGCCGCGGTGACCGGCGCCAGCGCAAGCAGGCCCGCCAACCCGAGGGCCAGCCAGGGGAGCCGCCGGTGCCATGCCCTGCCATTCACCAGCCATCACCACAGGTAGGTTGCCCGCCCGGGTGAAAGCGATCCGGCCCGCGGCGCTAGTCCCCCGTGTCCAGCAGCGCCTGCGCCTTCAGCCAGAGGCCACACTCGACCCGCTTCTTCGTCAGGGCGCACCCGATGGACTCGGGCTTGAAGATGTCGCCGTTCAGCAGGTCCGCGTTGGCGTGGCAGCCGCCGCTGCAGTAGTAGCGGGCCCAGCAGGTGGGGCAGGACTCCTTGGTGTAGATGTGGCAGCCCGCCAGCCGGGCCTGCAGCTCCTTCTCCACGACGCCCTCGGCCACGTTGCCCAGGCGGAACCGCTCCCGTCCGACGAACTGGTGGCACGGGTAGAGGTCGCCCTCGGGGGTCACCGCGAGGTACTGGACGCCGGCGCCGCACCCCTGCACCCGACGGGGCAGGCAGGGACCGGTCTCGGCCTCCACCGCGAAGTGGTGGAAGGTGATGGGCCGCCCCTCCCGGCGCCGCCGGTCCACTTCCGCGGCCAGCCGCTCGTACTCGGCCAGAAGCCGCGGCAGGTGCTCCTCCCGGAGCGCGTAAGGAGCGTCGGGCGTCGCGACCACCGGCTCCAGCGAGAAGTAGGGCGAGTGCATCCGGTCCACCATGTACAGGGCGTCCTCGGCAAAGTCCAGGTTGTCCGCGGTGTAGGTGCCCCGCAAGACCGCGTACGCGCCCCGGCCCGTGGCGCCCTGGGCCGCCCCGTACTCCCATACGGGCTTCCCGCCCGGGGCCCGCCGCTCCAGCACCATCCGGATCGCTTCCTCGACCCTCCGGCTGGAGCCCGACCGCTTGGCGTCATGCACCTCGGGCCGGCCGTCCAGGCTCAGGATCAGGCTGACCTGCTCCCGGTCCAGCTCGTCCAGAATCTCGGGGGTGAGCAGCGTGGCGTTGGTCGTCAGAGTGAAGGTGAAGGCCTTGCCGGCCCGGCGCCCGGCTTCCCGGGCGTAGGCAATGGTCTCCCGGACGACCTTCCAGTTCATCAGCGGCTCGCCGCCGAAGAAGTCGACCTCGCAGACGGGCCGGGGACCGCTCAGCCGGATGAGGAGGTCCACGGCCTGCCGGGCGACCTCGAACGGCATCAGCTTCACGGGGCCGCCGTAGGTGCCGTCGTCGGCGAAGCAGTAGGTGCATCTCAGGTTGCACGCGTGGGCGACGTTGAGGCAGATCGCCCGCAGCGGGTCGCCCGGCTTGGGCATGACCGGCTCCCACTCGGGCGGCGGGGCAAACAGCAGCCCCTGCGCCCTGAGTTCTGCGATCTCCGCGAGGGCCTCCTCCACCCCGGCCGCGCCGTGGCGCGCCCGCAGGCGCTCCAGCCCGGCCTCGTCGGGCCCCTCAGGGCCGTACTCCAGCAGGTCCCACACCACGTCATCCACCAGGTGCAGGCTGCCGCTATGCACATCGAGCACCAGCCTGGTGCCCTGCATTTCGAAACGATGGATCTCCCCGTGCTGCACGGTGGCGTCCCTCCCAGTCGTATCCCTCCGAATCGTCATCCGCCGAGCCCCGCCCGTCGGAGAAGAAGGGCCGGGCGATCCGCCCGGCCCCTTGCCCTACCGCCTGGTCGCCTCGTGAATCCGGACCTGCTCAGCCGCGGGGCTCGTCAGGCTGCTGACGGAGCAGACGATGTTACCCACGGTACAGGAGGTCTTGCAGGCCGACTGGCAGGAGACAGCGCAGTCCGTGCAGCCCGCGAACTGCACCGTCGTCTGCAGCCGCGGCGCAGACAGGGTGCGGATATGCCTGGCCAAGGAAAACCCTCCAATCGCTTGGATTACACCTTCCTAGTATAACCTTTGCAGGTCTGAAGCTGCGTAGTACAAACGATCCATTCGCAAATAGCACGAAAGGGCTACCCCCGCGCCGGAGGCTGCCCCCGAACCGCTCCAGGACGGCCGCACGGCACCAGCCTGCAGCGGCCGCCAGCCCCTGCCCACGCAGGACCCGCCCCCGAACCCGCGCAGAGGCGGCGGAACCACCCCGTCGTGGTTCCGCCGCCTCCGTTCCGTCCAGCTCAGAAAGACGCTTCCAGCTCGTCGATCAACGACCCGACGTAGGCGATCGCCTTGCGGATCGGTTCGGGGCTGGTCATGTCGACGCCGGCCCGGGCCATCAGCTCCATGGGCGGCAGGCTGCCGCCGAGCTTCAGCACCTCCACCCACTGCTCCGCCGCCGGCTGCCCTTCCTCCTTGATCCGCTGCGCCATCAGGGTGCCGCAGGTGAGGCCGGCGGAGTAGGTGTACGGGTAGAGCCCCATGTAGTAGTGGGGCTGGCGCATCCAGGTGAGCTTCGCGCCTTCGTCGATGACCACCTCGCCGCCCCAGAACTGCTCCAGGATGGCCCCCTTCGTCTCGGAAAGCAGTTGCGCGGTAACGGGAACGCCCTTCTCGGCCTGGGCGTAGATCCGCCGCTGCAGCTCCGCCTCCAGCAGGTGGCGGACGAAGTTGTGGTGATAGGTCATCAGGAGCTGCGTGATGACCCACCGCCGCATGCGCTTGTCATCCGTGCCCTTCAGGATGTGGTCCGCCAGCAGCACCTCGTTCATGGTCGACGGGGCTTCGACGAAGAACAGGGACGGTTCCACGTTCAGCAGCCGCTGATGGCGGTTGGCCAGTTCGAAGTGGCCCGCATGGCCCAGCTCGTGCGCCAGGGTGAACGCCGAGCGCATGTGGCCCGTGAACGTCAGGAGGATGTACGAATGGGCCCCGTACGGCGAGGTGCAGAAGGCGCCCGCCTGCTTGCCCACGTTGTCCGCCCAGTCGATCCAGCGCTCATTGAACGCCCGCTCGATGATCGCCCGGTACTCGGGCCCCAGCACGCTCAGGGCGTCCAGGATCAGGTTGGCGGCCTCCTCCCGCGTCACCTGCGGGTTGTAACCGGGGTCCAGCGGCGCCTCGATGTCGCAGTAGCGCATCTCGTCCAGCCCCAGCACCCGCTTGCGCAGCCGGGCGTAGCGGCGCATGTGCGGGGCCAGCTCGGACTGGATCACGTCCAGCAGGTTGTGGTAGACCCCGTGGTCGATGCGGTGCGGCGCCAGCAGCATGTGCGTGACCGATTCGTACCCCCGCAGCCGGGACAGGACGATGTTCTTCTTCACCTCGGTGGCGAAGGTGGCGGCGAGGGTGTTCTGGTACGCCTTCAGCCCCCGGGTGAAGGAGTCGAACGCGGCCCGCCGGACCGCCGTGTCCGCCGACAGTTCCAGCTCGTCCTCGTACAGGGAGAACGACACCGGCAGGCTGCGCCCGTCCGGGGCGGTGATGGGCTCGAAGGTCATGTCAGAGGAACGGGCCCGCTCGTAGATGATGAACGGGGCCTCGCTGACCTCGGACAGCGCGGCCAGCGCCTCCTCGGTCTGGGGATGCAGCTTGTAGGGCCGCTCGATCAGGACCTGCTCCAGCGCAGGCCGGTAGACCGCCAGCTCCGGGTCGGCCGCCATCCACGCCGCCGCCTGCCCCTCGGGAAGCGCGAGGATCTCGGACTTGATGAAGGCCGTCGCCGCCATGAACTGCGCCTGCAGCGCATAGGCCTTGGCCAGCATCCCCTGGTTCTCGGGATCCGACCCGTCACCGCTCGCCAGCAGGTTGGCGTAGGTCCCCCAGCGCACCATCCGTTCAAGCAAGGTTTCGAACGCCTTCAGCGCGGCGGCCAGCGTCGCCGGCCCTTCGGCGAGGCGGCCCTTGTACTGGGTGACCGCGGGCAGGTCGGCCTCAATCGCCTTCCCTTCGGCCTCCCAGGCCTCGTGGGACGGGAACAGGTCGTGCAGGTTCCAGGTCAGCTCCACAGGAACCTCGTTTCGGCGGAGTCGCACGCGACACTACTCCTTCCTTTGGCCTTGGCGTCGGTAGAAGTATTCGCCATTGAATGGGGGCTACCTTCCCGGGGGCGAGGCGCAGGTGCGGATGAGCGAAGCAGGGGATCATGCATCGTATGGCAAAGAAAACTGGTGATTGCTCCACAGGGATGTCATGGAGGTCAGGTGAGCGGGATGACACGGAGAACCCTCTTCTGGCTGGGCCCGCTGGTCTTCCTGGTCCACGATCTGGAGGAGGTGTTTCTGGCGCGGGCCTGGGTGGAGCAGAACCTCTTGCTGATCGCGGGCACGCCTTTCGAACCCGTCGTCGAGGCGATGGGTTATGAACCCGGGAAGTTCGGCCTCGTCGTCGCCCTGGCCACCGTCGTGTACGGGGTGATCGCCTGGTCCGCAGCCCGAGCGTGTCAGCCCGGACTGAGCCTGAACCTCTATGTCGCCACGGTACTGACCCTGTTTGTCAACGTCATCACGCACGTGGGGCAGGCCCTCCTGCTCAGGATGTACACTCCGGGCGTGATCACCGCGGTGCTGGTGTTTCTGCCCTACACGGTGGCCGCGTTTCGCATGCTGAGAGCCCAACGTCTGCTGACCGCGACCACCTGGAAGACCAGTCCTCTCATGGGCATCGGCATGCTGGCCGCCCTCTTCGGGCTGATGATCGCCCTCTGACGGAGGCAAGAAAGGTAAAGACGCCGGCGCGTTCTGCGTCGGCGTTGTTCTGTGGCCTGGTCTTGGGGGAGACACGTCACGCCTGCTTGGCCCGCGCAGCCTTCCCGCGCCGCTCCCGCACCACGCGCTCGACGTGCATGACGTCTCGGACCTTGCCGATCTTGTTCATCACGTACTGCAGCTGCTGCGCGTCGCGGATCTCCAACACCAGGTCCAACGTGGCGATCTTCGACTTGTTCGCCCGGCTGGACGTGGAGAGCATGTTGATCCGGGCGTCGGCGATGATGGAGACCACGTCCGCCAGCAGCCCGGAGCGGTCGAGGGCCGTCACCTGCACCTCCACCGGGGCGGTGGTCTGGTAGTTCTCCTCCCAGGCCACCTCGATCAGCCGGTCGGGGTCCTTGGCCAGGTCCTCCATATTGGGGCAGTCGATGCGGTGCACCGTGACCCCGCGGCCGCGGGTGACGTAACCGATGATCGGGTCGCCGGGGACGGGGGTACAGCACCGGGAGAGCCGCACCACCAGGTTGGACACGCCTTTGACCCGGATGCCGTTGGAGGCCTTGCCGTAACCGGACCAGTCCTTCTTCTCGATCTCGACGGGCGCGGCCGGCTCCTGGGCCCGCTTCTCCTTCTCGTACATCTCCCGCAGCCGGGAGACCACGGAGGCGGCGTTCAGCGAGCCGATGCCGATGGCCACGTAGAGGTCGTCCACGTCCTTGACGCTGACCTTCCGGCAGACCTCGGCCATCCACTCGTCCCGCATCAGCTCGTGCGGCTCGATGCCGGTCTTCTGTACCTCGCCCTTCAGGATCTCCTTGCCCCGGGCCAGGTTCTCCTCCCGGCGCTCCCGCTTGAAGAACTGGCGGATCTTGTTCTTGGCCGAGGCGGTCTTGACGATCTTCAGCCAGTCGATGGAGGGGCCCGGCGACTGCTTGGAGGTCAGGATCTCCACCACGTCGCCGTTCTTCAGCGCCGTGTCCAGCGGCGCGATCTTGCCGTTGACCTTGGCCCCGACGCACCGGTACCCGATGTCGGAGTGGACGGCGAAGGCGAAGTCCAGGGGCGTGCCGCCCGCAGGCAGGCTGAACACGTGCCCCTTGGGGGAGAAGACGAAGACCTGGTCGGAGAAGATGTCCACCTTGACCGACTCGACGAACTCCCGGGCGTCGCGGATCTCCTGGTGCCACTCCAGCAGCGACCGCAGCCACTGCAGCTTCCGGTCGAACTCCTTGTCGGTCTTGCCTTCCTTGTACGACCAGTGGGCCGCCACGCCGAACTCGGCGGTGCGGTGCATTTCGCGGGTGCGGATCTGGATCTCAAAGGGCTCGCCGTGCGGCCCGATTACCGTCGTGTGCAGCGACTGGTACATGTTGGGCTTGGGCGTGGCGATATAGTCCTTGAACCGGAGCGGCAGCGGCTTCCAGTGGCTGTGGATGATGCCCAGCACGGCATAGCAGTCCTTGACCTCCTCCACGATGATCCGGATCGCGATGAGGTCGTAGATCTGCGAGATGTCCTTGCCCTGCCGGTACATCTTCTTGTAGATGGAGTAGAAGTGCTTCGGGCGGCCGGAGATCTCCGCCTGGATCCCTTCCTTCTCCAGCACCTCCCGCAGCTGGTCCATCAGGTCCTGGGTGATGGCCATCCGCTCCTGCCGCTTGCGGGCCACCAGGTAGGCCATCTCCTGGTAGCGGTCGGGCTCCAGGATGCGGAAGGCGAGGTCCTCCAGCTCCCACTTGATCTCGCTGAGCCCCAGCCGGTGGGCCAGCGGCGCGTAGATGTCCATCGTCTCCTGCGCGATGCGCACCTGCGCGTCCGACGGCTGGTGCTTCAGCGTGCGCATGTTGTGCAGCCGGTCCGCCAGCTTGATCAGGATGACGCGCAGGTCCTTGGCCATCGCGAGAAACATCTTGCGCAGGTTCTCCACCTGCGCCTCGTCGCGCGACGTGAACTGGAGCCGGTCCAGCTTGGAGACCCCGTCCACCAGCGTGGCGACCTCCTTGCCGAACCGCTCCTCCAGCTCCTCGTACTTCACGCCGCAGTCCTCCAGCACGTCGTGCAGGAGGGCGGCGGCGATGGACTCCTCATCCAGCTCCAGCGAGGCCACGATTTCGGCAACGGCGATCGGGTGCGTGATATACGGCTCCCCCGATCGTCGGCACTGGCCTTCATGCGCCTGCTTGGCGAACGCGAAGGCGTTGTCAATCAGGGCGACATCCGCGGTCGGGTTGTACGAGCGCACCTTATCCAAGAGCGGTTGGATATCGATCACGGCTGTCACCCCCCTGTCCCGCCTGTCGTCGGTTCTCAGAACTGGACCAGCGAAATCACATCGTGGCCTTCCAACCGCTTCCTGCCGCCGAGGTCCGAGAGCTCGATCAGCACGGCGACACCGACCACCTTGGCGCCCAGCGACTCCACCAGGTCAATGGTGGCCCGAATCGTGCCGCCCGTAGCGAGCAGGTCGTCGACCACGAGCACCTTCTGTCCGGGTTGGAAGGCGTCCTCGTGTACCTCCAGCCTATCCTCGCCGTACTCCAGTTGATACGAGATGCTGCGGGTCTTCCACGGCAGCTTGCCCGGCTTGCGGATGGGCACGAAGCCGGCCCGCAGCCGGAAAGCCAGGGCGGACGCAAAGATATAGCCACGAGCCTCTGGGCCCGTCACCATGTTGATGCCCAGCGGCTCGAAGTGCGCGGCCATGGTCTCGATCGCGGCGTGGAACGCCTCGCCGTCCTTCAGCAGGGTCGTGATATCCTTGAACGAGATCCCGGGCTTGGGGAAATCGTCTACGGTGCGGATCTTCGACTTGAAATCCATCAATCTTAGCCCCCTCATACATCAATTATATTGCCTGGTTCGCCGTCGGCCAACACTTGTGACTCAGGCCGATGCAGAACCCGGAAACGTCTGCCGTGCGGCGAGCAGCGCCCGGACCTCCTGGCCCCGCCGATAGCGCGGGCTCGCCTCCAGGTCAAAGCGCACGCCGCGGGCCGCACAGAGCCGCCCTGCGCCGTCCAGCAGCCCGATCTCCCGGAAGATCGCCAGGCCGCTCTCGTAGCGCAGTCGGTTCCACGGTCCGGGAACCTCGTTCAGCCGCCGCGCCAGGGTCGACGGGCTCGCCTCCCCGGTCTGCAGAAGCCTGTACAGATGCACCAGCACGTCCCGGTCGGGGCACGGCCAACCCAGGCATTCCTCCGCGAGGGCCCAGTCCTGTTCGTCCCACAGCAGGTGGAGCCGCTCGGCCGGGTATCCGACCGCCGCGTACGGCGGATGCCAGAGGACGACGTCGCTGTACGGTCCCCGGGCCACCTGGCCGTGGGCGGCCACCACCAGGCGACCGGCCGCGGGTTCCGGTTCCCCCGGAAGCCAGAGGGCCACCGTGCGGCGGGTCTCCGGGCCGAGCCGCTCCAACCGGTCCGCGAGCGCCGCCGCGGCCCACGGGCTCGCCGTCAGCACCAGCGCCCGGGCTTCGGCCGGCCGGCAGAGCGCTGCCAGGTAAAGGAGCTTGGGGTCCGCCTCCTCGCCGTCAGCGCCCCACTCGTCCTCCATCTCCGCCGCCACCTCCCTGGCGCCGGGAGCCGGGCCTGCCCCCGCCATCGCCGCCAGCAGGCCGGCCAGCCGCCCGCCCCGGGCGTCGACAACGTGCACCGGAAAGCCGGCCGGGGCGCCGTTCACCGAGGGGGAGAGCGGATCCCAGGCCAGGCAGTGGGCGTCGGTCAGGCGGAAGGGCTCTCCGCCCGCGGCCGGCTTCATGTCCTTCAGCACCAGCTGGATCCGGCTGCGGCCCATGTAGGTGTTGATCTCCGGTTCGTAGGCCACCGCAATCCGCCGGCCCGGTTCGGGCATGGCGACCGCCATGTTCCAGCCCACCGCCTCCACGGGGGCCGCCGCCCCGTCGCCGTCGGGCCGGAGGAACAGCTTCAGGTGCTGGCCGTTCCGGCCAATGGCCCGGCCGTCCACGACCTGCAGCCCGTCCGTCGCCAGCACCGGCGCCGGGTTGCCCAGGCCGAAGGGCTCCAGGGCCTCCAGCTCCCGGATCAGCCCCTCGTCGATCTGGTCCAGGGCGACGAAGGCATCGACCCGCTGCTCGGGCACCAGGTCCTCCGGCCGCAGCCATTCGGCCGCCAGCCGGTTCATCCGCCTGCGCAGCTCCGGCACCAGGTCCCGCCCCCTCAGACTCAGGCCCGCCGCCGCCGCATGCCCGCCGAAGCGGGTGAACAGCTCGCTCATCTGCAGCAGCGCCCGCTGCATGTGAAACCCCGGGATCGACCGGGCGGACCCCCGAACCTCGTCCCCCTCGATGGAGAGCAGGATCGTCGGCCGATGGTAGACCTCCAGCACGCGGGAGGCGCAGATGCCGACCACGCCGTGGTGCCAGCCCTCGCCCGCCAGGACCAGGGCATACTCCCGCTCCTCCGGCGGCAGCGCGGCCGCCTGGGCCAGGGCCTCCTCCAGGATCGCCGCCTCGATCTCCTGCCGGGCCCGATTCTCCTCGTCCAGCCGCCGGGCCAGTTCCTCGGCCCGCGCCGGATCCTCGGTCAGGAGCAGCTCGACCCCGGCCTCCGCCGAGCTCATGCGGCCCAGGGCGTTGATCCGGGGCCCCAGGGCGAATCCGACGTGCCCGGCGGTGACGGGCGGCTGCACGCCGGCAACCTGCATGAGCGCCCGCAGGCCCGGCCGATGGGTCGCGCCCAGGCGGGACAGCCCCTCCCGGACGATGGCCCGGTTCTCGTCCACCAGCGGCATCATGTCCGCCACGGTGCCCAGGGTCACGATGTCCAGCAGGTCCCACGCGTTGGGGGCGCCCAGGGCCAGCGCCAGCTTGAACGCGACCCCCACCCCGGCGAGCCCCTTGAAGGGATACGTGCAGTCCGGCCGCCTGGGGTTCACCAGGGCCGGCACGTCGGGCAGCACCGGGCCGGGCTCGTGGTGGTCGGTGACCACCAGGGTGATGCCCAGTTCCCGGGCCACCTGCGCCTCGGCCACGGCGGCGACGCCGGTGTCGACCGTCACGATGAAGTCGTACCCGCGCGCGCGGATGGACCGAAGCGCCCCGGCGTTGAGGCCGTACCCCTCGCGGAAGCGGTCCGGTATGTAATACGCCACTTCCGCCCCGAGGGCGCGCAAGGCCAGGAGGAGCGTGGCCGTGGCGGTCACCCCGTCGGCGTCGTAGTCGCCGTAGAC
The nucleotide sequence above comes from Symbiobacterium thermophilum IAM 14863. Encoded proteins:
- the recJ gene encoding single-stranded-DNA-specific exonuclease RecJ translates to MARPYRPKRWRPEPADPAGARLLSRQLSISPVTAQVLINRGLTTPEAAQAFLTPGRDRIHDPFLLKDMREAVDLIRARLRSGGPIMVYGDYDADGVTATATLLLALRALGAEVAYYIPDRFREGYGLNAGALRSIRARGYDFIVTVDTGVAAVAEAQVARELGITLVVTDHHEPGPVLPDVPALVNPRRPDCTYPFKGLAGVGVAFKLALALGAPNAWDLLDIVTLGTVADMMPLVDENRAIVREGLSRLGATHRPGLRALMQVAGVQPPVTAGHVGFALGPRINALGRMSSAEAGVELLLTEDPARAEELARRLDEENRARQEIEAAILEEALAQAAALPPEEREYALVLAGEGWHHGVVGICASRVLEVYHRPTILLSIEGDEVRGSARSIPGFHMQRALLQMSELFTRFGGHAAAAGLSLRGRDLVPELRRRMNRLAAEWLRPEDLVPEQRVDAFVALDQIDEGLIRELEALEPFGLGNPAPVLATDGLQVVDGRAIGRNGQHLKLFLRPDGDGAAAPVEAVGWNMAVAMPEPGRRIAVAYEPEINTYMGRSRIQLVLKDMKPAAGGEPFRLTDAHCLAWDPLSPSVNGAPAGFPVHVVDARGGRLAGLLAAMAGAGPAPGAREVAAEMEDEWGADGEEADPKLLYLAALCRPAEARALVLTASPWAAAALADRLERLGPETRRTVALWLPGEPEPAAGRLVVAAHGQVARGPYSDVVLWHPPYAAVGYPAERLHLLWDEQDWALAEECLGWPCPDRDVLVHLYRLLQTGEASPSTLARRLNEVPGPWNRLRYESGLAIFREIGLLDGAGRLCAARGVRFDLEASPRYRRGQEVRALLAARQTFPGSASA